The genomic stretch TGTTTTACCGCAACATCTGGTTTAATACCTTTTTTATGAATCCAAGTACCATCTGGAGTTAACCATTTAAATTGAGTTAGCTTAATGTTACTGCCATCTTTGAAATCCAATGTTGATTGAACAGTACCTTTACCATATGATTTTTCACCAATTAATTCATAATGTCCTGCTTCACTTAATGCTGCCGCAAGAATTTCGGCTGCAGATGCACTACCATTATCAATTAATACATCAATTGGATATGGTTTCGCTTTTGTTAATTTAGTATAGTACTTCTCACGTTGGCCATCTCTATTTTCTACTTGTAAATATGGTTCATTTTTGACAACTAATTCTTCTAATACACCTTCAACAGCTTGTAAGTAACCACCAGGATTTCCACGCACGTCAATTGTTAGGCCTTGAATATCCTGATTCTCTAATTTTTTCAATTCTTTCTTAAACTCATCAGCTGTTTTTTCATTAAATGAAGTGATATGAATATAACCGATTTTTTCATTGTTTACATCTTTAACTGAACTAAATACTGTATACATTGGAATATCGTCACGTTTAATTGTAAATTTAATAGGATCCGCAACTCCTGGACGATTCACTTCAATCGTTACATTAGTTCCCTTTTTACCACGGATTTTTAAGACCGCATCATATTGAGATAAACCTTTTACACTTTTACCATCAACAGTTAAAATTTCATCTTTTGGTTTAAGACCAGCCTTTTCTGCAGGTGAGTTTTTAATTGGAGATACGATAATTAACTTGTCACCATCTTTAGAAACCTCTGCTCCAATTCCTTGGAAAGATGAACCTAAAGATTCATGGAATTGTTTAGCTGTTTTCCCATCCATATATGTCGAGAATGGATCATCTAAAGTTGTTACCATTCCTTGAATTGCTCCTTCAGTTAATTTATCCGGATCAATTTTTTTCACATATTGGTTCGCTATTATTTCGTAAGCTTTTTGTATTTTAGCTATATTTTGATCTTCAGAAGCTTTTACTTCTTTACTCTCTGATAATTTCGAAACAATCGTACTTGTTCCATCACCAAATCCAAATGTACCTACACCCATACCAACAACAAATGTTGCTGTTGCAAGTAGAGCCGTTGTTTTACGATTCATACAGAACCTCCTATTTTTCGTTCCTTTTAGAACGTTCCAATCTATTAAATAGTGTATGTATTGAAAAAGCATCACACAGACGTGCGATGCCATTTCTGTTCTATTATATGATAAGCCTGTATCACTTATGTTTGCAAGTAGAACACGATTTAATAAATTTTTATTAGAAAGGTTTAATTTATTTTGGAAGATGTTGCAAGTATGGAGTTAAGTCAATCCCTAACTTATTTGCAAGTCTCTCACCT from Arthrobacter citreus encodes the following:
- a CDS encoding PDZ domain-containing protein; the protein is MNRKTTALLATATFVVGMGVGTFGFGDGTSTIVSKLSESKEVKASEDQNIAKIQKAYEIIANQYVKKIDPDKLTEGAIQGMVTTLDDPFSTYMDGKTAKQFHESLGSSFQGIGAEVSKDGDKLIIVSPIKNSPAEKAGLKPKDEILTVDGKSVKGLSQYDAVLKIRGKKGTNVTIEVNRPGVADPIKFTIKRDDIPMYTVFSSVKDVNNEKIGYIHITSFNEKTADEFKKELKKLENQDIQGLTIDVRGNPGGYLQAVEGVLEELVVKNEPYLQVENRDGQREKYYTKLTKAKPYPIDVLIDNGSASAAEILAAALSEAGHYELIGEKSYGKGTVQSTLDFKDGSNIKLTQFKWLTPDGTWIHKKGIKPDVAVKQPDYFYATPIDKKKTFKFDDNDENIKQAQIMLKGLGYDPGRKDGYFSKQTETAVKDFQRAAGITVNGKIDPLTSDKLEASLIDKIKDEKNDLQLEKALDMVAK